Proteins encoded by one window of Candidatus Methylomirabilis sp.:
- a CDS encoding fumarate reductase/succinate dehydrogenase flavoprotein subunit: protein MVAQEQYETHEHDVLIIGAGGAGLRAAIEARALDVSVGLISKSLLGKAHTVMAEGGIAAALGNVYPDDNWQVHFRDTMRGGKMLNNWRMAQLHAQEAPERVRELERWGAVFDRTKDGLILQRDFGGHRYARLAHVGDRTGLEMLRTLQQHAVAQGIEVHMECTVTRLLKDGDRVSGAFGYRRDTGQFIVFKAKAVILATGGVGKLWKFTSNSWECTGNGVMLALEAGAELIDMEAYQFHPTGMVWPPSIRGALVTEGVRGDGGTLRNSRGERFMFRYIPEFFKAETADNEDEADRWYTDKKDNRRTPDLLPRDEVARAINAEVKAGRGSPHGGVFLDIASRRPADYIKRRLPSMYHQFKELAGIDITKEPMEVGPTAHYMNGGIRVDAETAATAVPGLYAAGEVAGGLHGGNRLGGNALSDLLVFGRRAGRSAALYAKSFSGIPTVDERQLGTSAREALIPFESQGAENPYALQAELQETMQLLVGIIRTETELQEALVRLGAYRQRLPQVRVEGSRPYNPGWHTALDLRALLTVAECVTRAAIERKESRGGHARDDYPSTDPRFASVNIVVCKRDATIVTALRPIIEMPEELRRLIQEKG from the coding sequence ATGGTGGCGCAGGAGCAGTACGAGACTCACGAACACGATGTGCTGATCATCGGCGCCGGTGGCGCCGGCCTGCGAGCAGCCATCGAAGCGAGGGCTCTTGACGTCTCCGTGGGTCTCATCAGTAAGTCGCTCCTGGGCAAGGCCCATACGGTCATGGCCGAGGGCGGAATCGCTGCGGCCCTCGGCAACGTCTATCCGGATGATAACTGGCAGGTGCACTTCCGCGATACGATGCGAGGCGGCAAGATGCTGAACAACTGGCGGATGGCCCAACTGCACGCCCAAGAGGCGCCGGAGCGCGTCCGGGAACTGGAACGCTGGGGCGCGGTGTTCGACCGGACGAAGGATGGGCTTATCCTGCAACGCGACTTCGGCGGGCACCGCTACGCGCGCCTGGCCCACGTCGGCGACCGGACAGGTCTTGAGATGCTCCGCACGCTGCAGCAGCACGCAGTAGCCCAGGGGATTGAGGTCCACATGGAATGCACCGTGACGCGCCTGCTCAAAGACGGCGACCGTGTGAGCGGCGCGTTCGGCTACCGGCGCGACACCGGTCAGTTCATCGTCTTTAAGGCGAAGGCGGTGATCCTCGCCACCGGCGGCGTCGGCAAGCTGTGGAAGTTCACCTCCAACTCCTGGGAGTGCACCGGCAACGGCGTCATGCTGGCGCTGGAGGCGGGCGCGGAGCTGATCGATATGGAGGCGTACCAGTTTCACCCGACCGGGATGGTGTGGCCGCCCTCGATCCGTGGGGCCCTCGTGACTGAAGGGGTGCGCGGCGACGGCGGGACGCTGCGGAACAGCAGAGGCGAGCGGTTCATGTTTCGATACATTCCGGAGTTCTTCAAGGCTGAGACGGCAGACAATGAGGACGAGGCCGACAGGTGGTATACGGACAAGAAAGACAACCGGCGCACGCCCGATCTGCTGCCGCGCGACGAGGTGGCGCGGGCGATCAACGCAGAGGTGAAAGCCGGACGCGGGAGTCCGCACGGCGGAGTCTTTCTCGACATCGCCTCGCGGCGGCCCGCGGACTATATCAAGCGGCGTCTGCCGTCGATGTATCACCAGTTCAAGGAGCTGGCCGGCATAGACATCACGAAAGAGCCGATGGAGGTCGGACCGACCGCCCATTACATGAATGGGGGGATCCGGGTTGACGCGGAGACGGCAGCGACGGCGGTGCCAGGCCTGTACGCGGCCGGCGAGGTTGCGGGGGGCCTGCACGGCGGCAACCGCCTTGGCGGCAACGCCCTGTCCGATCTCCTGGTCTTTGGTCGGCGCGCGGGTCGGTCTGCGGCGCTGTACGCGAAAAGTTTCTCCGGTATACCGACGGTGGATGAGCGTCAGCTTGGCACAAGCGCGCGCGAGGCCCTGATACCATTTGAAAGCCAGGGCGCCGAGAATCCCTACGCCTTGCAGGCTGAACTGCAAGAGACGATGCAGTTGCTGGTGGGGATCATCCGGACGGAAACAGAGCTGCAAGAGGCGTTGGTGCGGCTCGGGGCTTACCGGCAGCGACTGCCGCAGGTTCGCGTCGAGGGCAGCCGTCCGTATAATCCTGGCTGGCATACGGCATTGGATCTGCGCGCGTTGCTCACCGTCGCGGAATGCGTGACGCGAGCGGCGATAGAACGCAAGGAGAGCCGTGGCGGGCACGCGCGGGACGACTACCCGTCCACAGATCCACGCTTCGCTTCAGTAAACATAGTCGTGTGCAAACGCGACGCGACGATCGTCACGGCCCTGAGGCCGATCATCGAGATGCCCGAGGAACTCAGGCGGCTTATCCAGGAGAAGGGGTAA